TCTTCCCGTTTGCTCGTCAGATTATCTCTGATGCCACAGCTCGCGGCGGTTTCCCTCCGCTGAATGTAGATCCAATCGATTTCGCTCAGCTTTATCGCCAGCGCATGATGGAACTGGCAGCACAGCAGCAGAAAGACCAGCCTACCCAATAAGGCGGTTTTTCCTATCAAACAAAAAGCCGATCGGATCATCCGGTCGGCTTTTTTATTGTCGATTTTTATAAAAGGCTAATTTCGTTTCACGTGAATCCAAAAGGGTTCGGCACACTATGCCTCTGTAGTCTCCGGATCGGTTGCCTGAGGCATATATTTAGCCCAGATGGCATCTCCCTTTATATCGCCAAGAAAAGCACTGTGCGCTTCGATTTCTGCCTCACTGAGCCGTGACGGAAGAGGGCAGGGCCGCTGTTTGGCAGGCTTTCGCTCTCTTGGCGCGCCATCAGCATAGCTTCCTTCTTCCTGCTGTTCGCTGGAAAGCATGAAGCTGGTCTGGCGTCCGCCAATCAGCTCCAGATATACATCTGCAAGAATTTCACTATCGAGCAAGGCTCCATGCAAAGTACGCTTGGAGTTGTCTATGCCAAATCGACTGCAGAGCACATCAAGGTTATTGGGACCGGCTGGGAATTTTTGGCGTGCCATCGCCAGAGTGTCGATCACAAGGCTATTATCGATTTTCGGGAATCCGGCTTTATCCAGCTCCCAATTGAGAAATTTCACGTCAAAACTCGCATTATGAGCGATCAAGACCGTGTCTCTGATGAAATCGTGAAAATCCTTGGCGATTTCTGCAAATTTCGGTTTATCAGACAAGAATTCTTCAGAAAGCCCATGCACGCGAAAAGCCTCTTCAGGCATATCACGTTCAGGGTTGATATAGACGTGAAATGTATTTTCCGTCGGCAAATGGTTGATCAGCTCAACGCAGCCAATTTCCACGATCCTGTCGCCTGTCATCACATCCAGACCGGTCGTTTCGGTATCGAATACTATTTCCCTAAGCGCCATTTCCAGCTCTCTTTCAAATCAAATCAGTCCGCCGACTATGATCTATTCTGGCGATTGAGAAAAGCGGCTTTTGACATCTTTTAAAACCACATCTACCTGTTGCTCAGCAGCTTCCAACCCTTTGCCCGTGTCTATGACATAATCGGCCCGCCGACGTTTTTCTTCATCGGGCATCTGTTTGGCCTTGATGGCTTCAAACTTTTCTTCCGTCATTCCGGCTCGTTCCAGAACTCTTGTGCGCTGAATATCCTCATCGGCAGAGACGACGACAATCACATCAACGCGATTCTCGGCGTTGGTCTCGAACAGGAGCGGAATATCGAGAATGACAATATCTGCACCCTCAGCCTGAGCCTTTTCAAAAAACTGCTTTTCTCTCTTGCGAACCAGCGGATGAATGATCGATTCCAGACGTCGCATTGCTTCTGGTTTGCCAATCACATGTTTGGATAGTTCTTTGCGATCAACCCCTGAAGCATTCGTCGTGCCGGGAAATTCGGCTTCGATCAATGGTACGGCCTCACCGCGATAAAGCTCATGCACTGTGGCATCGGCATCATGAAGGGGGCAACCACGCTCGACAAACATCTGGCCTGTTGTTGATTTGCCCATGCCAATAGAACCGGTGAGGCCGATCGTGATCATGATCCGCTCCTAGAGTTGCTTCAAAACGTCATTGCGCAGTGCGTCAGTGACAACAGGTCTTGTGCCAAACCAATGTTCAAAGCCCGGGACCGCCTGATGCAACAGCATGCCCAACCCGTCTACCACCGGATTGCCTCTCAACCTTGCCGCTCTCAAAATGTCAGTTTCGAGCGGATTATAGACAATGTCTGTGACCAACGCCGTTTTTGGTAATGGATCAAGGGAGATATCGAGCGCTGGCTGGCCAATCATACCCAAGCTTGAGGTATTCACGAGCAAATCCACTTCGGCCAATTGTTCAGATCGTTGATCCCAGCTGGTTACGGTCACCCGATCTCCAAAACCCAAATCAGAAAACAATCGAATGAGGGTTTCTGCCTTTTCTATTGTTCGATTCGCTATCGTAACGGTGTTAAAGCCTCGTTCGAGCAATCCGTTTATTACAGGTCTTGCGGCCCCACCCGCACCAAGCACCAACGCGTTGCCGCCTTTTTTGGCATCCCAGCCCGCCTGCAGCTGATCCAGATTGGCAAGAAAGCCATAACCATCGGTGTTTTCCGCGTGCAATGCTCCACCCTCAAACCACAAGGTGTTCGCTGCCTGAAGTCTTTTAGCACCCGGATGGATGACATCGACAAATTCCAGAACCGCCTGTTTGTGGGGTATGGTGACATTACCACCAACAAAGCCCTTGTCTTGCATCTCCTTGATAAAGCGACCCAGATCTTCAGGTGCAACAGCAATCTTTTCGTAAGAGCCATTGAGATCGTAATGTCTCAGCCAATGGCCATGAATGACCGGTGATTTGGATTGTTCAATAGGCCAGCCAATTACAAAGGCCTTGGGCAATTTCGTGGATATTTCTTGCATTCTATAATTCCAAACCCTGTGATTGGCGCAAATAACTCAACAGTGGCAGCAATGGCAGCCCGAGGATGGTGAAATAGTCTCCATCGATTTTTTCAAACAATTGCACACCCAGACCTTCCAACTGGTAGCAGCCAACGCTGGATCTGACTTGTTCGCCAACGCGCGCCATATAATGACCGACTTCTTCCGGGCTTAAGGGCCTCATGGTGAGGGTCGCTGTAGAGACGTGGCTCCATAGGATTTCCCCATCCTTTGCACAGGCGACAGCTGAATGGAGTTGATGGCTTTGTCCCGCAAGATCCATTAGTTGGCGCCGCGCAGCGGCTTCGTCTTCAGGTTTGTTGAACCGTTTATCCCCAAAGCCCAAAGTCTGGTCGGCACCAATAACCAGTGCACCGGGATTGCGACTGGAAACATCTGTTGCTTTAACCTGAGCGAGCAGGCTTGCGATATCGGCTGGCGGTGCGCCTGCCTCCACCAAAGGCTGTTCTGCGGCGCGTTCGTCGACATCGGCTGCGAAGGTTTCAAACGTTAGGCCAGCGTTGGACAAAAGCAAGGCTCTTGCCTGACTTTTGGAAGCAAGAATCAATGGGGTCATTAAATTCATCCATACAGTGAAAAGCTGCCTCGTTGTTTAGAACAATGGCACAGGGAACAAAACGGGTCTTGTTGCGTTTTTCCATATCCTTGTGTTTGCACGCCTAAAAATAACAGAAATCCGCCAATTTCGTCATCTTATTGTCTTAATAAAACATTAATGAAGGCGCGCGCGGGTGATTCTTCCCCAGGGGCTGTGCGTAAAAGGGGATAATCAAGCCAGTTTCTCAACACTGGCATTTTCATGCCCGTTAACCATTTATTAATCCCCAAGCTGATTTGCGCAAGGTTCGATTTGTTAACACTCTGTTTACTTAGGTTAACAAACAGTTAATACACAATTTGTTAAAAATTGGTCACTCATTATCTCCAGATAATACCCAAAATTGCTCACAGCATTCTCGGCAGATTTTAGCCGTAGATGAGAGTTGTCCCCGATAATCTGAAAATAGCCTATGCAAATAGACTCTGTTGAAACGCAGTTATTCAGGAGTCATTGTGGGGAAGTTGTGCGCGAAAAATAACTCCCACAATCCACGGTCTAAAAGAAGAAACAGAATCTAAATATTTAATATTTTATTAGGAAGTTTGTTGGGAATCGTGCTCAATTCAATTCACAAACGGGGAGATAAAATTCGTGATCAATCGACGCTTGATGAATGTGCTTAATGGCCAAACCGAGAAGGTACCTCCGATCTGGCTCATGAGGCAGGCGGGAAGATATCTTCCTGAATATCGTGCCACCAGAGCTGAAGCAGGAAGCTTTCTCTCGCTTTGCTACAATCCTGATTTGGCTACCGAAGTCACATTACAGCCCATCCGTCGATTTGGTTTTGATGCAGCTATTCTGTTTTCCGATATCCTTGTTATCCCTGATGCACTTGGGCGTTCAGTAAGGTTTGTGCAAGGGGAAGGTCCTCAACTGGATCCCATCACTCCTGACGAAATCAAGGATCTTGATGCTTCTATCGTTTTGGAAAAGCTTTCTCCGGTTTTCCAGGCTGTCGAGAAGATCAGGGATGGGCTACCGGAAGAGACCTCTTTTCTGGGCTTCTGCGGTGCTCCATGGACTGTTGCCACTTATATGATTGCCGGTCACGGCACTCCGGATCAGGCTCCTGCCCGTTTGTTTGCACGTACGCATCCAGAAGCTTTTCATGCGTTGATTGATGTTCTGGTCAAAGCGTCCATTCGCTATCTGGTCAAGCAATTGCAATCGGGGGCTGATGCAGTTCAGATATTTGATAGTTGGGCAGGTGTTCTGGACGATGCGCTCTATCTTTCTGCTTCTCGTGATCCGATTGCCAAAATTGTGGCCGGCGTGAGAGCTCAAGTTCCGGACGCCAAGATTATCGGTTTTCCAAAAGGGGCTGGCGTACGGCTCATCGATTTTGTCGAGGCAACCGGTGTGAATGCGATCGGGCTGGATTGGACCATTCCGCTTGATTGGGCGCGTGATAATTTGCAGGCAAAGGTCGCACTTCAGGGTAATCTTGATCCTACATTGCTTATGGCTGACGAGCGTCATCTGGATGAAGCTATTGATCGGATCATGGCTTCCTGGAGCAATGGGCCTTTCATCTTCAATCTTGGTCACGGTATTTCCCCACAGGGAGATATCGATTTGGTGCATCGTTTGATTAAACGTGTTCGTTCATATGCCTAGTAGGGGCCTTTTTGCCAAACTGGCTAATTCGCTCGTGACGAAGACAATTGAGGACTGATATGGAATTTCTGGAATTTCTGCCCTACGAATGGACCAAGGCACTACACATCATTTCCGTTATCACATGGATGGCCGGTATTTTCTATCTGCCGCGCTTGTTCGTTTATCATGCAATGGCTGAGGTTGGGACTGATAAATCTGAAACATTCAAGATCATGGAACGCAAGCTTCTGAAGGGCATCATGAATCCTTCTCTCATTGCTTCCTGGATATTCGGGTTGTGGCTCGCCTTTGGTCATGGCATCTGGGCAGCTGACGCAATTTGGCTGCATATCAAGTTTCTTCTTGTATTCCTGATGACCGGATACCATATGGTCTGTGCAAGATATGTGCGGATTTTTGCTGCCGATGCGAATCAGAAATCCCACGTCTTTTATCGCTATTTCAACGAAATTCCGACAGTTCTTATGTTGGCTATCGTGATACTTGCTGTCGTTAAGCCTTTTTAATGATAGCTGATTCAGAAATTCAGACTAGTAATTGGTCTGAATTTCAGCCTTTCTGACGGTGAAGCCCTATAATTTTGTATAATAGGGCTTGTCCAGCCTATACGAAGCAGCTATGTTCCGCGAAATCGTTCTGAACGATTGATTTCTTGAAGGCGTTTTTCTTACCTTTGCTTTCAAGGACAAACAAAGCGCAATAACAGAACACAGCACTTTGTATCTTCCTACCTTATTCCCTTGGTTGCTTATCCCTTACATGAGAGTTTCGCTATGCGCGAAATGAAACTAAAAGAACTTAAACAAAAATCTCCAACAGAGCTTCTGAATTTTGCTGAAGAGCTCGAGGTCGAAAATGCCAGTACGCTGCGAAAGCAGGAGCTGCTTTTTGCGATCCTCAAACAGCTTGCAGATCAAGAAATCGATATTATCGGCGAAGGTGTCGTCGAGGTACTTCAAGATGGTTTCGGTTTTCTGCGTTCTCCAGATGCAAACTATTTGCCTGGTCCTGACGATATCTATATTTCACCTTCTCAGATCCGGCGCTTCTCTTTGCGCACGGGTGATACGGTGGAAGGACATATTCGTAGTCCAAAGGAAGGCGAACGCTATTTTGCCCTTCTTAAAGTGAACAGCGTCAATTTCGAAGATCCGGAAAAGACACGTCATAAAGTTCATTTTGATAACCTTACGCCGTTGCATCCGGACGAAAGATTTCAGCTGGAATCCACTGATCCTACTGGCAAAGACATGTCCAGTCGTGTAATTGATCTGGTGGCTCCGCTCGGTAAAGGCCAGCGTGCCTTGATCGTTGCTCCGCCGCGTACTGGTAAAACCGTTCTTTTGCAGAATATCGCAAAATCGATCACGGCCAATCATCCTGATAGCTGTCTAATTGTCTTGCTTATCGACGAGCGCCCTGAAGAGGTGACCGATATGAAGCGGACGGTAAATGGCGAAGTTGTCTCCTCCACCTTTGATGAACCGGCGTCTCGCCATGTTCAGGTTGCCGAGATGGTTATCGAAAAAGCCAAGCGTCTGGTCGAACATGGTCGTGACGTGGTTATTCTGCTCGATTCCATCACGCGTCTTGGTCGCGCTTACAACACGGTTATTCCTTCCTCTGGTAAGGTTCTGACCGGTGGTGTGGATGCCAATGCGTTGCAGCGTCCAAAACGTTTCTTCGGTGCTGCTCGTAACATCGAGGAAGGTGGATCCCTGACGATTATTGCGACCGCTCTGATCGATACGGGTAGCCGCATGGATGAGGTCATCTTCGAAGAATTCAAGGGCACGGGTAACGCCGAAATTGTTCTTGATCGCAAGGTTTCTGACAAACGTATCTTCCCTGCTATGGATATCCTCAAATCGGGTACTCGTAAGGAAGAGCTTATGGTCGACAAGAAAGAGCTGCAGAAGGTCTTCGTTTTGCGTCGTATTCTTGGTGCCATGAGCAATGTTGATGCCATTGAATTCCTGCTCGACAAGTTGCGTGCAACAAAGAGCAATGCTGAATTCTTTGACAATATGAATACCTGATCGGTTGCATTGCCTTGCAGATTGGGCTTGCCCAATAGCGAACAAAAGAATAGAAAGCCGTCTGACAGTTGTCGGGCGGCTTTTGTTTTTCACGATCTTCCAAGTAGATTGCTGTAAATCTGTTCGACTGAATTGCTGCTTGCTTTAGTCA
This window of the uncultured Cohaesibacter sp. genome carries:
- the dnaQ gene encoding DNA polymerase III subunit epsilon → MALREIVFDTETTGLDVMTGDRIVEIGCVELINHLPTENTFHVYINPERDMPEEAFRVHGLSEEFLSDKPKFAEIAKDFHDFIRDTVLIAHNASFDVKFLNWELDKAGFPKIDNSLVIDTLAMARQKFPAGPNNLDVLCSRFGIDNSKRTLHGALLDSEILADVYLELIGGRQTSFMLSSEQQEEGSYADGAPRERKPAKQRPCPLPSRLSEAEIEAHSAFLGDIKGDAIWAKYMPQATDPETTEA
- the coaE gene encoding dephospho-CoA kinase (Dephospho-CoA kinase (CoaE) performs the final step in coenzyme A biosynthesis.) → MITIGLTGSIGMGKSTTGQMFVERGCPLHDADATVHELYRGEAVPLIEAEFPGTTNASGVDRKELSKHVIGKPEAMRRLESIIHPLVRKREKQFFEKAQAEGADIVILDIPLLFETNAENRVDVIVVVSADEDIQRTRVLERAGMTEEKFEAIKAKQMPDEEKRRRADYVIDTGKGLEAAEQQVDVVLKDVKSRFSQSPE
- a CDS encoding shikimate dehydrogenase — protein: MQEISTKLPKAFVIGWPIEQSKSPVIHGHWLRHYDLNGSYEKIAVAPEDLGRFIKEMQDKGFVGGNVTIPHKQAVLEFVDVIHPGAKRLQAANTLWFEGGALHAENTDGYGFLANLDQLQAGWDAKKGGNALVLGAGGAARPVINGLLERGFNTVTIANRTIEKAETLIRLFSDLGFGDRVTVTSWDQRSEQLAEVDLLVNTSSLGMIGQPALDISLDPLPKTALVTDIVYNPLETDILRAARLRGNPVVDGLGMLLHQAVPGFEHWFGTRPVVTDALRNDVLKQL
- a CDS encoding Maf-like protein, whose amino-acid sequence is MNLMTPLILASKSQARALLLSNAGLTFETFAADVDERAAEQPLVEAGAPPADIASLLAQVKATDVSSRNPGALVIGADQTLGFGDKRFNKPEDEAAARRQLMDLAGQSHQLHSAVACAKDGEILWSHVSTATLTMRPLSPEEVGHYMARVGEQVRSSVGCYQLEGLGVQLFEKIDGDYFTILGLPLLPLLSYLRQSQGLEL
- the hemE gene encoding uroporphyrinogen decarboxylase, whose amino-acid sequence is MINRRLMNVLNGQTEKVPPIWLMRQAGRYLPEYRATRAEAGSFLSLCYNPDLATEVTLQPIRRFGFDAAILFSDILVIPDALGRSVRFVQGEGPQLDPITPDEIKDLDASIVLEKLSPVFQAVEKIRDGLPEETSFLGFCGAPWTVATYMIAGHGTPDQAPARLFARTHPEAFHALIDVLVKASIRYLVKQLQSGADAVQIFDSWAGVLDDALYLSASRDPIAKIVAGVRAQVPDAKIIGFPKGAGVRLIDFVEATGVNAIGLDWTIPLDWARDNLQAKVALQGNLDPTLLMADERHLDEAIDRIMASWSNGPFIFNLGHGISPQGDIDLVHRLIKRVRSYA
- the hemJ gene encoding protoporphyrinogen oxidase HemJ, which gives rise to MEFLEFLPYEWTKALHIISVITWMAGIFYLPRLFVYHAMAEVGTDKSETFKIMERKLLKGIMNPSLIASWIFGLWLAFGHGIWAADAIWLHIKFLLVFLMTGYHMVCARYVRIFAADANQKSHVFYRYFNEIPTVLMLAIVILAVVKPF
- the rho gene encoding transcription termination factor Rho; its protein translation is MREMKLKELKQKSPTELLNFAEELEVENASTLRKQELLFAILKQLADQEIDIIGEGVVEVLQDGFGFLRSPDANYLPGPDDIYISPSQIRRFSLRTGDTVEGHIRSPKEGERYFALLKVNSVNFEDPEKTRHKVHFDNLTPLHPDERFQLESTDPTGKDMSSRVIDLVAPLGKGQRALIVAPPRTGKTVLLQNIAKSITANHPDSCLIVLLIDERPEEVTDMKRTVNGEVVSSTFDEPASRHVQVAEMVIEKAKRLVEHGRDVVILLDSITRLGRAYNTVIPSSGKVLTGGVDANALQRPKRFFGAARNIEEGGSLTIIATALIDTGSRMDEVIFEEFKGTGNAEIVLDRKVSDKRIFPAMDILKSGTRKEELMVDKKELQKVFVLRRILGAMSNVDAIEFLLDKLRATKSNAEFFDNMNT